The genomic segment AGGTGCACAGTCACTGCCGGCAACTCACTGCCCGGAACTCTGAACCGGCCATTCGAACCAGCTCTTCTGTCCCGTGGGGCGATGGCAGCTCGCGGGCGAGCGGAGCATGGGTAAGTAGTCGAATCCCTGCATTGTGCTCAACCAAGTCGTAAACCTTGGAGCGCCGGCGAAACCACCCCGCACTTTGGCGGTCACAGTCGATTCTTCGTGAAGGAGGAGTGCGTTGGCGTCCACGATCACCACTGGCAATCGCGTTGCCCGCGACGCTTCCCGATCTGCGACGCGGCCCGTGATCCTCGTCGTCGACGACGACCCGGAGGTGGTGCGCGCCGTGGCACGCGATCTGCGCACCGCGTTCGGCGAGCACTATCAGATCGTCCGTGCGGATTCGGGCGCGGCTGCGCTGGAGGCAGCGCGCACGCTCAAGCTGCAGAACCGCCCCGTTGCGCTCTTCCTGGCCGACCAGCGCATGCCCGGCATGACGGGGGTCAAATTCCTCGAACAGGTGCTGCCCATCTTCCCCGAGGCGAAGCGTGCGCTGCTCACGGCGTATGCCGACACCGACGCGGCCATCCAGGCGATCAACGCGGTGCATCTCGACTACTACCTGATGAAGCCGTGGCATCCGCCGGAGCTCAACCTCTATCCGGTGATCGACGAGCTGCTGGGCGACTGGCAGGCGAGCTACCAGCCGCCGTTCGAGGGTGTGCGGCTGATCGACAGCCAGTGGTCGCCGGAGGCGCACCAGCTGCGCGACTTTCTCGCGCGGAACCAGATCCCTTATCGCTGGCTCGATGCCGAGACAAACAGCGAGGCACGTGACCTGATCGGCTGCTTGCCGGGGACGGAGCAGGCGGCGTGCGGCCGCACCGATAGCAGCGGACTGCCGCTGGTCCTGCTGGCCGACGGCACGCGCCTCGCCCGTCCGACTCCCGCCGAACTCGCCGAACGGCTCGGGCTTGTCACGCATTCGAGCACGCCGTTCTTCGACGTGATCATCGTCGGCGGCGGACCGGCCGGGCTCGCTGCCGCCGTGTACGGTGCCTCGGAAGGACTGTCGACGGCCATCCTGGAGAAGGACGCGCCGGGCGGGCAGGCGGGGACCAGCTCGCGCATCGAGAACTACCTCGGGTTTCCAGCGGGCGTGTCGGGCGGCGAGCTCACCCGCCGGGCGCTGTCGCAGGCGAAGCGGTTCGGTGCCGAGGTGATCGTCACGCGCTCGGTCGAAGGCGTGCGCGTCGAAGGTCCGTACAAGTTCGTGCGGCTATCCGACGGCAGCGAGCTCTCGTGTCACGCGCTGGTCATCGCCACCGGCGTGGCCTATCGCCGGCTCGACTGCAACGGCATCGACGCGCTGACCGGCGCCGGTGTCTACTACGGGGCGGCGACGACGGAAGCTGCAGGTTGCGGCGAGCAGGACGTGATCGTGGTCGGTGGCGGCAACTCCGCGGGGCAGGGCGCCATGTTTCTCGCCCGCTACGCGCGTTCGGTCACCATCGTCATCCGCGGATCGGGGCTCGCGGCGACGATGTCGCACTATCTCATCGACCAGATCGGGCGGACGGAGAACATCCGCGTGCGGCCGTGTACGGTAGTGTGCGCGGTGGGGGGCAACGGCCGGCTGCAGGAGGTCACACTGCGCAGCACCGACACCGGCATCGACGAAACGCGGTCAGCGGCCGCGCTTTTCATCTACATCGGCGCCGAGCCACAGACCGACTGGCTGGACGGCGTGATCCAGCGCGATGCGCGGGGCTTCATCCGCACCGG from the Betaproteobacteria bacterium genome contains:
- a CDS encoding FAD-dependent oxidoreductase; the protein is MTTGNRVARDASRSATRPVILVVDDDPEVVRAVARDLRTAFGEHYQIVRADSGAAALEAARTLKLQNRPVALFLADQRMPGMTGVKFLEQVLPIFPEAKRALLTAYADTDAAIQAINAVHLDYYLMKPWHPPELNLYPVIDELLGDWQASYQPPFEGVRLIDSQWSPEAHQLRDFLARNQIPYRWLDAETNSEARDLIGCLPGTEQAACGRTDSSGLPLVLLADGTRLARPTPAELAERLGLVTHSSTPFFDVIIVGGGPAGLAAAVYGASEGLSTAILEKDAPGGQAGTSSRIENYLGFPAGVSGGELTRRALSQAKRFGAEVIVTRSVEGVRVEGPYKFVRLSDGSELSCHALVIATGVAYRRLDCNGIDALTGAGVYYGAATTEAAGCGEQDVIVVGGGNSAGQGAMFLARYARSVTIVIRGSGLAATMSHYLIDQIGRTENIRVRPCTVVCAVGGNGRLQEVTLRSTDTGIDETRSAAALFIYIGAEPQTDWLDGVIQRDARGFIRTGSMLAREGERSAAWPLSRAPFLLETSVPGIFAAGDVRCGSVKRVAAAVGEGSIAVQFIHQYLADQ